AGTAGAGACAAAAATTGCATACAACCAATCTATTAGATTGCGAAAATGAGGGACCATACTTGTTACTTGATATACTAGCTTAGCAATTAGTAGTTAATTGATTTACTAGTTGTAACAACAAATTAGTTAGACAAGTAGCTTATAACAGAAAttttagttaacccctaattattCTAACTCAGTTGGTTAGAAGACCAATATATATATCTAACTGTTGTAACAATGTAAAGTGTGGTTCATCATTGAGTACACTGAGAGAACAAGTACtctcattttcttctttctgtTTCTACTTTTGCTCTATTCTCACACTCCCCTTCGGCACCTTCAACATGGTGCGGTGAGCGTGGAACCCAAAGGGGAGTGTGAGAATAGAGCAAAAATAGAAacagaaagaagaaaatgagaGTACTTATTCTCTCAGTGTACTCAATGATGAACCACACTTTACATTGTTACAAcaattagatatatatatattggtctTTTAACCAACTGAGTTAGAATAATTAGGGGTAAACTAAAATTTCTGTTATAAGTTACTTGTCTAACTAATTTGTTGTTACAACTAGTAAATCAATTAACTACTAATTGCTAAGCTAGTATATCAAGTAACAATACTATATATACCACAGGCTGCCTCTGATCCATGCACATTGCATGTAACAAATGTTATATCTAGTTAAAAAAAGAATCACGGGTACAAACATGTAACCATAGGTGCAAACACacaaaacaacaacaaaatattCTATAAATAAGGTTATCATATTAAAGAACCCCCAAAAAATTGGCTCATGAATGCATTTATAAGGCAGAGGAGATGTGAATGTCAATTGTCACATAGTTACCATAAGCCACAATGCACACtcaaaaaaaaagacaaaacaCCTAGTCCAATGGTGGTCTGGTTCATTTGTAATCTTCCATATGAAACTTTAAAGCGGGTACACAAGGCCCTACCAGCAATTCAGGTATAAGATTGCCATTAAATGTGTACAGGAACCGGACAATGTGAAATGGGGCCTCTAACATTAATCTGTGCAATGAGACAGGTCTGCATGCATCACCTCAAAATCTTTGATTTAATACATGATGATACTATACTATTAGAATTTCATAGCTGCTATCTCGAATCTCGAGACACTTTTTTCACTTGTAAAGGTTACACAAGACAAGAAAGACATAAAATACAAGGGTGGTAGTGATAACATAGTAGTGTAGTAACTGATAGTGTGCTGCTACAAGCTTTAccagagagagaaagaggagtGAGATAGTGACCAAAAAGTAAAAAAGAGGGTTCTATAAGGTCCACTACTAAAGTGCACAAGTGTAGTGTAGGGTAATGGATGAGCACCATGGAAGAGAGGCCATCAATGGCACAACCCACTAATAATatagtcaataataataataatcacttCACAGTTCACATCCCAAAACAAAACACACAGTGGCTTCCATTCCATAAAGACACCCACCAAAAATAATATACAAGACTGTCCAGTGCATATTCCGCCCAACTTTCTCGCAAACATGGACCCCACCCACTTTGGACCTATCCACACTTGTAAGtgacaccaccaccaccaccctccAGAAAAGATAAACACCgctgaagaagaaaaaaggaacTCCAAAATCATGTTGCTGATGGTAATAGAGCAAGTATTTACCTGCAACAACAGAAATGTTTTTGCCTTTGTAACGCTCCACGAACAAGTCGATGGTGTCCTTGAAGGCTTTGGGATCGAGCAAGAGAGTAGTGATGTCTTGGAACATTATTCCTGCCATTGCAAGTTTGCagccaaaaaacaaaaagaccAAGAAAAGTGAGAAGCTCTCTGCCTAAGCCTCAGAGTCATGAACAAAGTTACAATACTTAAAGGAATTTCAACCATCGTCCATcagaaacataaaaaaaagtaCGGAACGGTGTTTTATCTTTTATGGTATTTGGTGTGAGCGCTGTGTTTCAGGctctgaaaataataataataatcataataagaGTCTTAATAATACATTTTAATAATACcatttttatatttctaatttttatatcaaaaaacaaaaaaaattcctATTAATATCTTCTTAAAGTGTGTCTTTAGAACACAAAGTAACTAAATCCAAATACTAATAATAGAGaaaagagaggagaagaagTTGGATACCGGATTTGGGAAAGTGTGGGACGACACGAATCTTAGTTTTGATGCCATGAAGACGGGGGTCTTCGTCTCTGTAAGCCGACATTGTGTTCTGTAATgagtagagagagagagagggagagagaaggaAAGAAGAATGAGTGTTGTGTGTGTGTTGTGTTATGTTAGTGTGTGCGatctttataatttataaaggGAGGAGGGAGAAAATGTGTTCTGAAATGAAGAAACCAAAGTGATTGGTTGTGTCTTAAATTATCTATCTGTGCAGCATCTCAGCTCAGAGATTTGTTTGTGTTCGCATCAACTATAACAACGCTACAGCTAGTCATGCTTAGTTTTCATTGGGAATTAGAGACCATTCATTGTTTATTATATCTTAGAAGAAGTAATTACTATCATGATTAATATGAGTAAAATATGACATTGATATAACATGACAGCAATTATAGTTAGGTGGAGTCGTGAGAGAGAATCTCAATATATTTCTCTCATTAGTTAACTGTACTTCCCACTGGTGAATATTCCAACATCAAAACATATATCCTATCATTTTTGAATCTATATTATATACCAATCTACACTATATTCTTCCTTCAAAATCGCTAACATTTTATTGAAATCTTATTACTAAAATATAGACACAACAGAACTAATCATATCTCAATAGTACTATATGCAATTTTTTTCCCCCAATACAGTGACAGTGTGTCATATTGTTTCCTTTTTATGGTAATTGGTAATTCAGTTCAACGAGACTAAGAATTGCATAAAATGTTGAATTTATTAAATAACATAGTAAATAAATTACTAAATATTTTAAAGAGGCAGAGGCAAGTTGAGTGACTAGTAGTTGAGGTGAGAGATTGATAGCACTGAAGAAAATAGTCCATGAGACAGTGATTTTAACTCATTTCTCCCATTAGTGGTCCACTCCACTAACACTAAGATGCAGAATTTTcctttaataattaataaaaacaaattaacaAAGCTGTTCTTCTCTCCTCAATCTAACACATTTAGAAGAAAATGTCGGTGGAGTAATATACTTTGATAATAATGCACAAGTAGTAATCAACGTACAAAATCAATAGAAACACATTTTCCAATTCCCTTTCCTATATATGCACGTACGATTGCAATTAATTAAATGTATGCAAAGCATGATCACTCAAATATGTATCCTTGCCTCCTGTGTACGCTACATTTCCTCTTTCGTGTTTGGTCCATGCTTCAAATTCCTctattcaagctatgcttaaaACAATTCaaatgtaattgaaaaattttgatatattgtGGTGTGTTAAGAAATGTAATTATTATAGAAGAAATATGTTGTCTTATATGATGAGCACTAGACTAGAAAGATTTTGACTAGTACTAGTCTCACTATATATCCAGCTAGAGTGTTTTCAAGTACCGAAAGCAGTGTATGTAGTTAATTGCACATCACTACTTGTACTGTGTACATACTACACAATCTGTGGCTACCCCATCTCAATCTTTTGTGCATCAGAGACGTTGCTTTCAAATCTTCCTAGTAATATTCTGTGGGCATCTCTCATCCCTTTCCCATTAACCCAAATAtccctttctctttttctcaTTATTAGTTTCATCCCCTTAATCATCCTATTATCTATTCTAATTGGAATCCCATACCTTAAATTGAAGATAGTGACAGCACAATGCtcctttctttaatttattgtaTTCATTaactttagttaaattttatattatgattagTATTCAGTTGTTGCATTGTAGAATAGAAAAGTAGTAGGTTTTTTTTCAGAAAGGGAGATACAGAGAGAGAAGTGCGCAAAGCATAAAGAGCCTTTTCTGGATTCTGGAGGCGGCACATGGCATTAAAAGTGGGGAAAGGTAGGAAGAATCTGCCTTCTACGCATACCATAGACCATACCCCTAATAATATTATGGATCCTTCATTACTTGCATTTGCATATATTTCAGATATTATTGCCTCTTTACTCTTGTCACTTATTATTTTACCCTTTCTATGTTATACTCaaacaaatttataattatagaCATTCTAGTTTGGAGTGAGGATATAGATAAATGGATTTTGTACTTTCATCGTCCTTCTTCCCAGGAGTATGAGAAAGTGTTTCAACTTCTCGTAGTTGAGAAAAGATCAGCAAGTGGATGAAGCGCTTTCTCCAGCCTTATTTGTTTGTTCTGCATTTTAGTGACTTAAAACAAAAAGGCAAACATTTTAAAAGTATAGAAAAAGTGATTTTTCTAAGATTAAACAAGCACCTTGTCGTTACtcattatgtatatataattattaattaataatgaaCAAGTTAAAAATGTGTGGCTGGCGTGGACGGAGTAAAAAGCACTGCAGGATACGCAACAAATACTGGTACAGAATACAGCATACACAGATcacacatacatacatacatacatcaatctcttaaaagaaaaagagtttgtcttcttttgttttatctGCAAGTCCTGCATAAGGATTCTCTGCACCAgctaattaataacaaaaaagacAACGGAATTTTCTCATCAAAGGCCATGCGTGCATCTTAATCCTAATTCAAAAAAGTAATAATCCTAATCCAATACAGGAGAAGAAACAAAAGGATCAAAGATTCCTCAAGGTGGCATAGTCACCtctaaaaaagaatattatatttttttctgtgTTGCTTGATTTCACTTAAAACTCTTAGCCTTAGGTACAACAAAAATTATGCATAAAACGTACAAGCAAAGCGGAGTTGATGACATGGCATGAGTCTGGTCCATTCATCCTTTTTTGTACGGTTGAGATCTTCTCGCCCGTCCAACACTCGACAACTCTGACTAGCTACCTCCCACAGTCAGCTCTGTGTTCCCGCAATATGACCATTTTGCCCCTTCCTTTATATTTCATATCCATGTTatatattgttgttgttgttgtctcTAATACAAAAGATTATTAGTTAGTTAAAGTTTAATTCACAGCTAAACTTGATATACGAGAACATGTAAAATATAATACTACTTTTTTCGCCAACCATTACATGGATGTAGTTAATGCACATTTGGAATTGGGGTAAGAAACAGATTTACTCGAATTGGCAGGAAAAAGAGCAGAAGATGAATTGGAGGACAAGTAATGAGTAATGACGCTACCAATATTAGACATAGACATGTTACATGTATGTAGATGAGACATCAGATAACAGTGGTCTATGCGTGTGTTAGTGTGTGTATATATGTGAAGTCTGAAGGCGTTTCTTATTTGGAGGGAAGATCTTCCTTGGAATGAGTAAATACTCCACAGATTTTGTTGTACTCGCTTTCCCCATCGTTGCTTGTTATGTGAGGAATCATATTGCATACAAAATTTGTGactaagatatttttttaactgCTATCTTAATTATTCAAAGTGAAGAATCAAATTCAAGTTGCATGGACATCAATGTAAAGAAGTAGTGCACATGtgtgttaaaatataaattacattTATCCAAAGCTTATAATGTGAtatcataaattttaataattgaaattataagtttgattcttgttatttttcattAGACATAATTAGATTAAATGAGgggaaaaaatgaaaaggaaagTTGTAAGGGTATGGGCCTACCACAAAAATGAAGCACTGCTGGTGGTTGAGAAAATATAAGAAAACAAATGATGGTGCCAACTGCCAAAAATCAACTTGACATGTTCTGCTTTGGCTCATCGCTCATCAACTTGAATTCTGAGCCCACTCCTTCTACACTGCAGGATCGGATATAATGATATAAGAtcttttggtaaaaaaaaattcaacgcCATATCTGATATCTAGATTCCTAAGCAATTGAAATGAGCATCCAATGTTTGATGTAAAAGGTCTTGATCATGAGAAACCCCACACTTTCTTTTCCTAGATAGGCTAACTTGGCTATGAGTTGCAGCTATGCATGTCTTATGTCGTTTTGTGCTGTCTCTACTGTGCCATTACAGGAgagtggatcctctccagtgGAATAAAAATTGGATAGTGTCCAGTGTAGGATCTCATCCTTCATTGTTTTCTCTCTCCTATTTAATTTTGAtcccacttataaaattaaaggtgagagatcacactttattctcttAAGTGTTAAAAAAAATGGAGAGGATCCATTCCCCATTATAGTGGCCCAATAGTAACATTAATTAATTCATATTATTGTTACTGTTAACAATATCCATTTCAGGATCAGCATACTATTGGTTAAAAGTATCTCTTAGAATTTTAAGAAATTCTCCCAGAGATGAGGAACTTTTTATTTGGACATCGGATATTAAAAACAAGGGTAATTTAGGATTTTGGTATCCTCTAATAGTCTATCatgttaaaaaaattcttattaATACATATcgtaataatatattttaaaaatatcataaaagaatatttgattaaacttttttataaaaacaagtttttatatttcaatacattaaatacattaaaaaattttcaaaaaaatgttATGACACGTTTTAACTAAGAGGAAGTATAAGAAGTcaatggaatatttgtacaatatgTACCATGAGGGTTTATGGATGTTCGATTCAGTAGAATATCAGATGTTTATTATTCTGGATAATATGAGTGTATTGTGTTTGAGAAATTAATAGTATTTTATTCtggatgtttattttttaattcatattgAGCCAAATAAATAGCCCATTGTagacattgtataaatattccATTAGCTCGGACTCTTTAACTAAATcctaacaaacaaacaaaaagtaaCAATAGGCTTTACTAAATTTCCGGACCAAATTCTTGGAGTTGGAACTTGGAATTACCACAATTTTAATTAACTATCATCATTCAAACCAAATTTAACAACTACGAGTAACCTCTAGAGAAACAATTTTTAAGTAATATGAACATTCTAAGTTTTCGTGAAGTAAACTCTACAGAAACAATTGTTATCGTTGACATATTCCACTTTAACATGTCCATAAAAGAATAGAAACAATCAACTTTCATTGATGTTGGCACTTGGATGAACCTTGCTAAAACAATTTATTCTAACTCTTGTTGTAGGCGCACACTGGCTGCTGTGGTCACCCATTCTGGATCTGATCTTCCGGTATTCCCTTGATCTTAATACTGCCTCCAAAATGTTTATATCTTCTTGAATTTCATGTCTAGAAAGAGATGCAAGGCCAGGAAGTATCTCCTTCTGGAAATCCTTGAATCTCCTTCCCCGTTTTAATCTAAGACTAAAATCATTTGTCTTTGCTCTGTCCACCTCATATGGCTTTGATGATGCGAAAGAGCAGTCATCATCATTGCATTCTTCAAGCTCTAAAGCAATTTGTTCATAAGAATCAGTACACTGTACCTTAACAATCTCCTCCTTGTCAACCTTAATGCATTCTGTTTTGGATGAACAGTTTTGGTAGTTGAATGAACTGCTTAAGGAAAAATTAACAAGCAATTGAGCAGCACTTTGGATGCACATAGACGCTTCAGGAAGTTCTACTACCATCTCATCAGTGCCTAAATTCTGGCCACGAGTATTGAGATTTGTTTCTCCCAAATTAGTCTCAGGTTGTCTATCCTTCAAGCTGTCAGAACTATCAACAATGCAGCTAGATTCACAAAAAGCATTGCTATCTAcatatttttcttctccttgaCTTTGACAAGCACAAGAAATTTCATTATCTTTGGTATTCTCACAGTTTACCATTATAGTATCTGTAAAATCAGAATAGAAAAATTGACCAACAGATGGCTTCCAAGTGGATCCAGTATCCTTGTTCTCCAAGTCACTTGTGCAATAGCAAATATCTTTATGTGGGTCTACGTTAGTCCTGGAAACACACTTACTACTAAGGGTGTATTTGGTAAACTCGTTTGAGAAGAAAAAGCATGTTTAAACTTCTTGAAAGCTTCATATTTTTGTTTGGCTAATTTTTAGTTTGGCAAACGCAGAAgtgattttatatttaaaaccACGTTTACCAGAAGCAACAATTTCTAGCTTCTGCATTTCACCAACGGGCTTTTAGCCATTTACCCTCAACATCTAttatttctttatcaattttatcCTATACACatgttattgtattatttatgaaattcttATTTGGTAAATTGGtcttcttttcttattatttctctttataTGAGctcttttttctattatttattatttttattttttgttaaatttttatttgacattatacatttttataattataatttttgtatattatatttattattatctttttataatatgatttattgattccattagataaagtaaattaaacaaaaaattaaccataaataataataataataataataataataataataataataataataatagtaaaaaattataaggtactaaaaaagagtactaagaaaactaaaaatatactatataaaataCATTATCAAGAACTTTTCGATTTGTTTCCATCACTGTcaagataaatatttaattttattatttttaatatttttttataattataattctcgtatatatagttttttattgtaatttttttataatatagattATGATCCTATTAAAAaagacaattaaataaaaaattaatcataaatattaataaaattatacacattagattctaaaataatattaagaataaaattattaagaGTATTAAACCAAAAATACGatgtaaaaaaatactaaattaacatttttacgttaatacttaaaatttttaaaaaatataacagattaaatactcttatatatatagtcacaaaaaaaactcttatatatataattttattttgttaatttttaattttttatatgttatttttatttaaaataatatatattaattttattataaaattaattaataagattattcaaatatctaaattaaaatgataggataatataaaaaattatttaagttgatgtctattttagtaatttttcatctaaaagtgattttgagtaGTATATTCCAAAccatatttattttactataatccattttgatataaagatgccaaacataaatcacttcaatacaaacttacttttcatcaaaataagTTTGCAAAATCAATTCTATTCAAACTCCCTTTTGCAAACtgaaatccaaacacacactaaaTAGGCCTGCTTCACCTACATTCTCTCCATTAAATTTGGGATTAGTAACCTCTCCAACACTTTTGGAATTAACCACAACAGAATTTACAGTATCATCCCACTGAAGGGGTTTGGAAGCATCACTTAGTGACTTGATGTTTTGCTTCTTCTGTGTGGAACCCTGCCAAAAATACGTAATGATCTAGTTGTGGAGTGGCAGGTCTCTAAATTATCACTCGAGTTACTTGCTGAGTCATCCAATTAAACTTCGTTGAGATCAAACTTCGGTGCATTACTacaaaatactataaaaatgataatgataataaagaaaagaaagaatgaagaaTCACTAGACAACTTAATTTACCATTGGAGTGGAAGACATTCTTGCATCTTCAATCAACCTCATTGATGTTTCGGGTCTGATTGGATTGGAGGACAAAAATAACAAGTTAATAATTGAGTGCTTGCTTGCTCCGAACCAATATCTTCCATCAGCATCTTCTGCATACTATACAGTCTAGTTCCTGGACCTGGAgtacaagaaacaaaaacagGGCTAGTGACTATAATTCCATCCTTTGACCTCCGTTTAAAATATCAATCATGTTAAGTGTACACAAAAAATCAACCACCTATCCATAATATAGGTTGGAAtacaaaaatacatattaaaaattagttatacAATACATGCGTTGGTGTGCACTAGGTTGTTATTTGTAGCAATCACAAACTTCCGAAAGGAATAATAAGAAACGAGAGAGGATTGCACAAGAACAAGAGCAAATTAAAGAATAGAGATGATAATCTAAATCTTCACTTTGATTGAAgtaatgaaaatgaaattaaagttacataaaataaaattgagacCATGCTATATATACAACAACGCAGACCATGAAGCTGTGACTTAACTTCCAAAAGCAGATAGTAAAAGAAAACGGTTATTTACAAAACTAACTGGATCAGCTAATGCGTACACGTGGCTAAACAAGAGTGAGGGCAAAAGGATCAACATGGATTATGATTATGCGAAACCGTTGATTACGACTTTAAGAGACAGAAGCAGTACTCCTATAGTACTAAGTTAGCATGAAATTAAGCGTGTTTGATAACAGAAGAAACAATTAAGAAAATTGAAAGGGTGTATAAAAACTAAAGAAGCAGTTAGGAATACACGAAGGGAAAATAATACCGTTAAGTAAATAGTAGTGAGAGAGCGAGAGTGGAGTTTGCGGTTGCGATTTGGAAGGGTGGGGACGGTGATGGCAACATAGAAATGCAGTGGGCGCTCCTCTGTATCTTCCTCGGCGGCTTCTTCAATTCTCTACTCTTTAGCAGTTATGAGCTAACTAATATGAATATGATATTAATATCTGTCTGTCTTTCTGAAACGTTGGGATACCGTCATCGTGCGCCTCCGTGTTAGCTCCTACAGCCTATAATAAGTCGCTTTTACATTTTGTTTGGATGTTTGATGGAAAAtgagaggaaagaaaatgaaaggaaagaaaatgaaagaaaaagtgGATTTCTTTGTATATTGTTTGGATgtaaagaaaatgaatgaaaagaaaagggGTAAAAAACCCAAATGAGCCAAGGAGAGCTCAAAATTACCTAATTCAGCCAAATGAAAAATCAATACGTGAATCAACCAGGAcgaattattatataattcgaatcaatatgattcgaatttgatttgcatgtaattcgaattgatatgattcgaattactaggaaGCCAACAATTGAATGAAGTTCGAAACAACTTGTTTCGAATTACACCAAGATAATTCGAATTTAgttaattcgaattactatgaAGGCACATTGTtaagtaattcgaatcaacttgattcgaattactaggtTAGGTTGTGACACTACATAATTCGAAACATAtagattcgaattatatatatatatatatatatataatgcgAGCCAGGTCTGTATATATATGCTGTGAACTCATGTTGCTCTCAACAAAGAGGTGagatggctagtgaggagagtttCCTAGTTCTGGTACATTACAGAGGGTCGATTAAGAGAAAAACTCGGTCCGGCGTGAAGTTCACTGATAAGGATCCCCTATGTATTATCGTGACGCCGACAACCACCTACGATGCACTTGTTAGCTCTGTGCTGGAGAAGCTGGGTGTTGAAGGCGTTAAAAGGGTCAAGAAGTTTTTCTACCGCATTCCAACAGCGGTGCTCCATGACACCGTGAAGTTTGATTGTTTCACAATCGGTAGTGACGAGGACTTGCAGGTTATGTTTCTTTCTCGTAGGCAGTTTCCCGAGGTAAGG
This sequence is a window from Arachis stenosperma cultivar V10309 chromosome 10, arast.V10309.gnm1.PFL2, whole genome shotgun sequence. Protein-coding genes within it:
- the LOC130957126 gene encoding uncharacterized protein LOC130957126, which encodes MVNCENTKDNEISCACQSQGEEKYVDSNAFCESSCIVDSSDSLKDRQPETNLGETNLNTRGQNLGTDEMVVELPEASMCIQSAAQLLVNFSLSSSFNYQNCSSKTECIKVDKEEIVKVQCTDSYEQIALELEECNDDDCSFASSKPYEVDRAKTNDFSLRLKRGRRFKDFQKEILPGLASLSRHEIQEDINILEAVLRSREYRKIRSRMGDHSSQCAPTTRVRINCFSKVHPSANINES
- the LOC130954615 gene encoding adenine phosphoribosyltransferase 3-like isoform X1, whose product is MSAYRDEDPRLHGIKTKIRVVPHFPKSGIMFQDITTLLLDPKAFKDTIDLFVERYKGKNISVVAGKYLLYYHQQHDFGVPFFFFSGVYLFWRVVVVVSLTSVDRSKVGGVHVCEKVGRNMHWTVLYIIFGIEARGFIFGPPIALAIGAKFVPLRKPKKLPGKVISQEYILEYGRDCLEMHVGAVEAGERAIVVDDLIATGGTLCAAMDLLERVGAEVVECACVIELPELKGRERLNGKPLYVLVEYLEV